From a single Pyxicephalus adspersus chromosome 11, UCB_Pads_2.0, whole genome shotgun sequence genomic region:
- the LOC140340257 gene encoding uncharacterized protein codes for MTTSGELSTKLTTTITGMRTYESEETSQPNTVHSTFIQETSTTAIKNQSTSQQPAFTEAATERSSAFVRSTVMTSPETTEETSITSRITTSEMLPITVTEATPKPSESQSSTELPTVTMQSISSSTQPASERVSTPTEATGSSTLFSPIPSESTMATSQTSSVTQTTVTTALDTESITTPASTTTQNPSEHETSTVGATSVSASTEKSTSTQPLTDRVSSSAFTTDKSTSAKPLTDSVSSSAITTQMLSTSKYEETTNIPATPTSPTSFPPSLSQSTVTTSEDLSTRLTTSITGMRTYESEGTTEPLTNTVQSTSIHESSTVEITNLSASSQQSAFTEAATERSSTSVSSTVMTSPETTEETSITSRITISETLPITVTEATPKPSESQSTTELTTVTMQSISSSTQPASERVSTPTEATASPTLFSPIPSESTMATSKTSFVTQTTVTTTLDTESITTPASTTTQSPPVRETSNVGATSVSASTEKSTSTKSVTDSVTSSAFTTQMLSTSKYEETSNIPVTPTSPTSFPPSLSQSTVTTSGD; via the coding sequence ATGACAACTTCTGGAGAATTATCTACAAAATTGACCACCACTATTACTGGAATGAGAACATATGAAAGTGAAGAAACATCTCAGCCAAACACTGTACATAGCACATTTATACAGGAGACCAGTACTACGGCCATTAAAAACCAGTCGACATCACAACAGCCTGCTTTTACAGAAGCTGCAACTGAGAGATCTTCGGCTTTTGTGCGTTCTACTGTAATGACATCTCCTGAAACCACTGAAGAAACCAGCATAACATCCAGAATAACTACATCAGAGATGTTGCCTATAACAGTGACTGAAGCTACACCAAAACCATCAGAATCACAAAGTTCTACAGAGCTACCAACAGTTACCATGCAGAGTATCTCCTCTTCCACACAACCAGCATCTGAACGTGTCTCTACTCCAACTGAAGCTACAGGTTCATCAACTTTATTTTCTCCTATTCCCTCAGAATCCACAATGGCTACTTCACAAACCTCCTCTGTAACACAGACTACAGTAACTACTGCATTAGATACAGAATCTATAACTACGCCAGCATCAACCACAACACAAAATCCATCTGAGCATGAGACAAGCACTGTTGGAGCAACATCAGTATCAGCATCAACAGAGAAATCAACTTCTACACAACCGCTTACTGACAGGGTGTCATCCTCTGCATTTACAACAGACAAATCAACTTCTGCAAAACCGCTTACTGATAGTGTTTCATCCTCTGCAATTACAACCCAGATGTTATCAACCTCTAAATATGAAGAAACCACCAATATTCCTGCAACACCAACTTCACCCACTTCCTTTCCTCCTAGTTTGTCACAATCCACAGTCACAACTTCAGAAGATTTATCTACAAGACTGACCACCAGTATTACTGGAATGAGAACATATGAAAGTGAAGGTACAACTGAGCCATTAACAAACACTGTACAGAGCACATCCATACATGAGTCCAGCACTGTTGAAATTACAAACCTTTCAGCATCATCACAACAATCTGCTTTTACAGAAGCTGCAACTGAGAGATCTTCTACTTCTGTGAGTTCTACAGTAATGACATCTCCTGAAACCACTGAAGAAACCAGCATAACATCTAGAATAACTATATCAGAGACATTGCCTATAACAGTGACTGAAGCTACACCAAAACCATCAGAGTCACAAAGTACTACAGAGCTAACAACAGTCACCATGCAGAGTATCTCCTCTTCTACACAACCAGCATCTGAACGTGTCTCTACTCCAACTGAAGCTACAGCTTCACCAACTTTATTTTCTCCTATTCCCTCAGAATCCACAATGGCTACTTCAAAAACCTCCTTTGTAACACAGACTACAGTAACTACTACATTAGATACAGAATCTATAACTACGCCAGCATCAACCACAACACAAAGTCCACCTGTACGTGAGACAAGCAACGTTGGAGCAACATCAGTATCAGCATCAACAGAGAAATCAACTTCTACAAAATCAGTTACTGACAGTGTTACATCATCCGCATTTACAACCCAGATGTTATCAACCTCTAAATATGAAGAAACCAGCAATATTCCTGTAACACCAACTTCACCCACTTCCTTTCCTCCTAGTTTGTCACAATCCACAGTCACAACTTCAGGAGAC
- the LOC140340878 gene encoding uncharacterized protein → MTSPETTEETSITSRITISETLPVTVTEATPKPSESQSTTELPTVTMQSISFSTQPASERVSTPTEATDSSTFFSPIPSEFTMATSQTSSVTQATVTTALETESLTTPGSTTIQSPSVRETSTVGATTVSASPEESTSAQPLTDSVSSSAFTTQMSSTSKYEETTNIPVTPTSPTSFPPSLSQSTVTTSEDLSTRLTTSITGMRTYESESTTEPVTNTAQSTSIHVSSTVEITNLSTSSQQSASTEAATRRSSTSVRSTVMTSPETTEETSTTSRITTSEMLPITVTEATPKPSESQSSTELPTVTMQSIPSSTQPASEGVPTPTKATDSPTLFSPLPSEPTMATSQRSSVTQTTVTTALEIKSMTTPASTTTQSPSVHETSTVDATSVSASTEESASTQPVTESVSSSVFTSQMLLTSKYEETSNIPITSIPTSPTSFSPSMSAFTEVIASTSTLATSPENTKEISTASRITASEMLPSTASEPTPNPSESTAEIPTVTMQSISSSTQPASEGVSTPSEATFSHTSTNASSQTSSISKSLNTTTTALDTESMTKQASFTTQSVSVQETSSVETKSASTEVSASTQPVTESVSSSAFTTQMLSTSKYEGSSGIPITSTSLSTTSFSPSLSEYTMTTSEELFTRLSTTSNGMGTYESEGTTMPASVTQYTTYRTVHDTSTAGSIPVSASTVELASTQPVTESVSPSVVTTQMLSTLLYEETSNIPVTSTSHSPTLSSLSLSDSTIPTSKVSTRLTTIHTTTNTPETERTSKQTTNKVQSQPYETSTVIATQPKSTQATSEYVSTSVFSTHISLSTTSEVKTSTTTLASSASTAFPPNVSQSTSSTSEIHPSITQKTVTTQSEIMGSTETGKTPEQSTTSVTLTSASSSPTFDGVSSPEASLHTTKSETSTPSATSTPAATTAQGTSKASTLKVTNLSTSLQYSTSKQPATGSSPILSTNMLLSTTPEESSTFYTTHATSTNFSTGLSKPITTVSELLSSAVTTSARTNTLETQSKTKLPTSSEFSSTGEATTSQSLTTNLTPESVPSSSLMTSSTTKGTNTLSTHSTNSQDSFSSGLPESTRTTSQTLSERGTTNTQSSPFETQATAEPVTGTIESTTTHDTSSGATAHVLSTQQPSSASVYSSSTSTLSATVSNLFSTSIPSTISESTLDISTASVTINISTTTNQTEGTTSKIFESQSITKLPTSTLGPMSSLGTSNSHTTFLPSVKQSTSSYSATESVSPSGLHTVASTSTEINTPSSSTTSKPPSTVVLSSPSVSLPNPETFSSRTTTMPSSEIHTTNISPPKINTTETVTSLATQKSSHATTENVSTGLSKSTMLSSQPITPKVSTFPQPNTTLIQSTTAHEASTAEITNPSTTHRMSTNIKDEASRKPTLAPITLLTSISPSLAESTSEPLLTSLTSNVESSTQSTTQLPTSTRGITFSELSITAPVTDQPSVSKQSSSTYSRSEVPTSEHSAITFSTTNTKGSSTAFATKSLLTPVASSTSISLIPTVKTLITQRSSSMTTSEAQITSETSKVTQMVTHEFSSSLTTLSKTVSTMNNTTPSSKTEITSRSSTVLVKSTPLQEATITQLRNFSTTTKQPTSLLPPESQSLSGVSTPTTSLTPSSSNSSLSRKPTSETAPTMLTTNTTQTFSSFQTNTTQMTNSSITNQSSVTHPMKTSTRATTVTRQTSLSKSTSKSVTSSTTTPPSNHTTVGKNSTSATNSTSITTTTVKTSTPVTTIEGSTPADCKSDENQKCSYINKTCTCTCTHLYTGSKCEYGQNQTAVTIDKTQAPKRFVYAEISLQKTFTEALLNSSSEEYKALESSLIKALRSIFQKVAPGFVVDVVINSFRKGSVIVNSTASYEYPNNQTGINFLNNDLDKAVNNSLVEAMTTISQAVNASASVYNLTISPVNIRQVEELKDYVICALSYAGYEVTCNNMTCYCTGPCFNTPGYCNYNGECHNAINGSICECYKSDFYQFRGKQCEIYERTSGFYGLLFGIIIGVLLLLIVIIFAVIIYRRKRMFIWNADRRDSKTWFTYDEERSNFQHTDMDAWARACMTKLSPKSGKYGLENPYENLSSGTYQPKLETVDTTQPFKIKRPEVIRPNMQPT, encoded by the exons ATGACATCTCCTGAAACCACTGAAGAAACCAGCATAACATCCAGAATAACTATTTCAGAGACATTGCCTGTAACAGTGACTGAAGCTACACCAAAACCATCAGAATCACAAAGTACTACAGAGCTACCAACAGTCACCATGCAGAGTATCTCCTTTTCCACACAACCAGCATCTGAACGTGTCTCTACTCCAACTGAAGCTACAGAttcatcaacttttttttctcctattccCTCAGAATTCACAATGGCTACTTCACAAACCTCCTCTGTAACACAGGCTACAGTAACTACTGCATTAGAAACAGAATCTTTGACTACGCCAGGATCAACCACAATACAAAGTCCATCTGTACGTGAGACAAGCACTGTTGGAGCAACAACAGTATCAGCATCACCAGAGGAATCAACTTCTGCACAACCGCTTACTGACAGTGTTTCATCCTCTGCATTTACAACCCAAATGTCATCAACCTCTAAATATGAAGAAACCACCAATATTCCTGTAACACCAACTTCACCCACTTCCTTTCCTCCTAGTTTGTCACAATCCACAGTCACAACTTCAGAAGACTTATCTACAAGACTGACCACCAGTATTACTGGAATGAGAACATATGAAAGTGAAAGTACAACTGAGCCAGTAACAAACACTGCACAGAGCACATCCATACATGTATCCAGCACTGTTGAAATTACAAACCTTTCAACATCATCACAACAGTCTGCTTCTACAGAAGCTGCTACTAGGAGATCTTCGACTTCTGTGCGTTCTACAGTAATGACATCTCCTGAAACCACTGAAGAAACCAGCACAACATCCAGAATAACTACATCAGAGATGTTGCCTATAACAGTGACTGAAGCTACACCAAAACCATCAGAATCACAAAGTTCTACAGAGCTACCAACAGTCACCATGCAGAGTATCCCCTCATCTACACAACCAGCATCTGAAGGTGTTCCTACTCCAACTAAAGCAACAGATTCACCAACTTTATTTTCTCCTCTTCCCTCAGAACCCACAATGGCTACTTCACAAAGATCCTCGGTAACACAGACTACAGTAACTACTGCATTAGAAATAAAATCTATGACTACACCAGCATCAACCACAACACAAAGTCCTTCTGTACATGAGACCAGTACTGTTGATGCAACATCAGTATCAGCATCAACAGAGGAATCAGCTTCTACACAACCAGTTACTGAGAGTGTTTCATCCTCTGTATTCACATCACAAATGTTATTAACCTCTAAATATGAAGAAACAAGTAACATTCCTATAACATCAATACCAACTTCACCCACTTCATTTTCTCCCAGTATGTCTGCTTTTACAGAAGTGATAGCTTCCACTTCCACATTAGCAACTTCTCCTGAAAACACCAAAGAAATCAGCACAGCATCCAGAATAACGGCTTCTGAAATGTTGCCTTCAACAGCTTCCGAACCTACACCAAATCCATCAGAAAGTACTGCAGAGATACCAACAGTTACCATGCAAAGTATCTCCTCTTCTACACAACCAGCATCTGAAGGTGTCTCCACCCCATCTGAAGCTACATTTTCACACACTTCAACAAATGCATCTTCACAAACCTCCTCTATATCAAAGTCTTTAAATACAACAACAACAGCATTAGACACAGAATCCATGACTAAACAAGCATCCTTTACAACACAAAGTGTATCTGTACAGGAAACCAGCTCTGTTGAAACAAAATCAGCATCAACGGAGGTATCTGCTTCTACACAACCAGTTACTGAGAGTGTTTCATCCTCTGCATTTACAACACAGATGTTATCAACCTCTAAATATGAAGGATCCAGTGGTATTCCTATAACATCAACATCACTTTCCACCACCTCCTTTTCTCCTAGTCTATCAGAATACACAATGACAACTTCAGAAGAATTATTTACAAGATTGTCCACCACTAGTAACGGAATGGGAACATATGAAAGTGAAGGTACGACTATGCCAGCATCAGTTACACAATATACAACATACAGAACTGTACATGACACCAGCACTGCTGGATCAATACCAGTATCAGCATCAACAGTGGAATTGGCTTCAACACAACCAGTTACTGAGAGTGTTTCACCTTCTGTAGTTACAACACAGATGTTATCAACCTTGCTGTATGAAGAAACCAGCAATATTCCTGTAACATCAACATCTCATTCCCCCACATTGTCTTCTCTTAGTCTTTCAGATTCCACAATACCAACTTCAAAAGTATCTACAAGACTGACAACTATTCATACCACAACAAATACACCTGAAACTGAAAGAACTTCTAAGCAAACTACAAATAAAGTACAAAGTCAGCCTTATGAGACCAGCACTGTAATAGCAACACAACCAAAGTCTACCCAAGCAACATCCGAATATGTTTCAACTTCTGTATTTTCCACTCACATCTCTCTGTCAACTACAAGTGAAGTAAAAACTTCTACCACCACCTTAGCTTCATCAGCATCAACAGCCTTCCCTCCCAATGTTTCACAATCAACATCTAGTACTTCAGAAATACATCCTTCAATTACACAAAAGACTGTAACAACTCAATCTGAGATAATGGGTTCCACCGAAACTGGGAAAACTCCTGAACAAAGTACCACATCTGTTACTTTAACTTCAGCTTCTTCTTCACCAACCTTTGACGGTGTTTCCTCTCCTGAGGCTTCTTTGCACACAACTAAGTCAGAAACTAGTACACCTTCTGCAACATCAACACCTGCAGCAACAACAGCACAGGGTACTTCTAAGGCCAGTACACTAAAAGTAACAAATCTTTCAACATCATTGCAATATTCAACATCCAAACAACCAGCAACTGGATCCAGTCCTATCTTGTCCACAAATATGCTATTGTCTACCACCCCTGAAGAATCAAGTACATTTTACACAACACATGCAACATCAACTAATTTCTCTACAGGCCTTTCAAAGCCGATAACAACTGTTTCAGAGCTATTGTCCTCAGCAGTAACCACAAGTGCCAGAACTAACACCTTAGAAACTCAAAGCAAAACCAAGCTACCAACATCATCTGAATTTAGCAGCACTGGTGAAGCAACAACATCACAATCACTTACTACAAACCTCACACCAGAAAGTGTTCCAAGTTCTTCACTCATGACTTCTAGTACAACTAAGGGCACCAACACACTTTCTACACATTCAACAAATTCACAGGATTCCTTTTCTTCAGGTCTGCCAGAATCAACAAGAACAACTTCACAAACCCTTTCTGAAAGAGGGACGACAAATACTCAAAGCAGTCCATTTGAGACACAAGCTACTGCGGAGCCTGTTACAGGTACAATAGAAAGTACAACAACTCATGACACTAGTAGTGGTGCAACTGCTCATGTTTTATCAACACAACAACCATCTAGTGCGTCTGTATATTCTTCATCAACCAGCACTTTGTCTGCAACAGTATCAAATCTGTTTTCTACTTCCATCCCTTCTACTATTTCAGAATCAACTTTAGATATATCAACTGCTAGTGTGACCATAAATATTTCAACTACAACTAATCAAACAGAAGGTACTACAAGCAAAATTTTTGAGTCACAAAGCATAACAAAGCTACCAACAAGCACTTTAGGACCAATGTCTTCTCTGGGGACCAGTAACAGCCATACAACATTTCTACCATCTGTCAAACAGTCAACCTCTTCATACTCAGCAACTGAAAGTGTTTCTCCTTCTGGTTTGCATACAGTGGCATCTACAAGTACAGAAATCAATACTCCCTCTTCCTCTACAACATCCAAGCCTCCATCGACAGTTGTCCTTAGCAGTCCATCCGTGTCTTTGCCAAATCCAGAAACTTTTTCTTCAAGGACTACTACCATGCCAAGTTCTGAGATACACACAACAAACATATCACCACCTAAGATCAATACTACTGAAACTGTAACTTCATTAGCCACACAGAAATCTTCTCATGCAACAACCGAAAATGTTTCCACTGGTCTGTCAAAGTCAACAATGTTAAGTTCTCAACCAATAACTCCAAAAGTTAGCACGTTCCCACAACCTAATACGACTTTGATACAAAGTACTACTGCTCATGAAGCCAGCACTGCAGAAATTACAAATCCTTCAACTACTCATAGAATGTCTACTAATATAAAGGATGAAGCTAGCAGAAAACCTACATTAGCACCAATTACTTTGTTAACAAGCATTTCTCCTAGTCTGGCAGAATCAACTTCTGAGCCATTGCTTACGAGTCTGACTAGCAACGTGGAATCCTCTACACAAAGCACTACACAACTACCAACAAGCACAAGGGGTATAACATTTTCTGAACTGTCCATTACTGCTCCAGTAACAGACCAACCATCAGTCTCCAAGCAGTCATCGTCTACATATTCAAGATCAGAAGTTCCAACTTCTGAGCATTCTGCTATCACATTTTCAACAACTAACACAAAAGGAAGTTCTACGGCCTTTGCTACGAAATCTCTACTTACCCCTGTTGCTTCTAGTACATCAATATCATTAATTCCAACTGTAAAAACATTGATTACACAAAGATCCTCATCTATGACAACTTCTGAAGCACAAATAACTTCTGAAACATCAAAAGTTACTCAAATGGTCACACATGAGTTCAGTTCCTCGCTTACAACTTTATCTAAAACTGTTTCCACCATGAATAATACAACTCCTTCTTCTAAGACAGAAATAACATCAAGATCATCCACAGTCTTAGTAAAATCCACCCCCCTTCAGGAAGCAACAATCACACAATTGAGAAACTTCTCAACAACAACAAAGCAGCCGACATCTTTGCTTCCTCCAGAATCCCAAAGTCTCTCAGGAGTTTCTACACCTACAACATCATTAACTCCAAGCTCCTCTAATTCATCACTCTCAAGAAAACCAACCTCAGAGACAGCCCCTACCATGTTAACTACTAATACTACTCAAACATTTTCATCTTTTCAAACTAATACTACCCAGATGACAAACTCCAGCATTACAAATCAATCTTCTGTGACCCATCCCATGAAAACGTCTACTCGTGCAACAACAGTAACAAGGCAGACGTCATTATCAAAGTCTACATCAAAATCAGTTACTTCTTCCACCACAACTCCACCAAGTAATCACACAACTGTGGGGAAAAACTCAACATCTGCAACAAACAGCACATCAATAACTACAACCACTGTAAAGACATCTACACCAGTTACAACTATTGAAGGTTCCACACCTGCAGACTGCAAAAGTGACGAAAACCAAAAGTGCTCCTATATCAATAAAACATGTACTTGTACTTGTACCCATCTTTACACAGGCAGCAAATGTGAATatggccagaatcagaccgcagTCACTATAG ataaaaccCAAGCACCAAAAAGATTTGTCTATGCAGAAATCAGTTTACAAAAGACGTTTACAGAAGCCTTATTAAACTCGTCATCCGAGGAGTACAAGGCCCTTGAAAGTAGCTTGATAAAGGCT CTAAGAAGCATATTTCAGAAAGTTGCACCTGGTTTTGTTGTGGATGTTGTAATTAACAGCTTcag aaaaggaagTGTGATTGTAAATAGTACGGCATCCTATGAATACCCCAATAATCAGACAGGCATTAACTTTTTAAACAACGATTTGGATAAAGCAGTGAACAACTCCTTAGTGGAAGCAATGACAACTATCAGCCAAGCAGTAAATGCCAGTGCATCGGTGTACAATTTAACTATTTCTCCTGTGAATATAAGGC AGGTAGAAGAGCTTAAGGACTATGTCATTTGTGCTTTGAGCTACGCCGGGTATGAAGTCACCTGCAACAACATGACCTGTTACTGTACTGGGCCATGCTTCAATACCCCAGGCTACTGCAATTACAACGGTGAATGCCACAATGCAATAAACGGCTCCATATGCGA ATGCTACAAGTCTGATTTCTACCAGTTCAGAGGCAAACAGTGTGAAATCTATGAAAGAACCTCTGGATTTTATGGACTGTTGTTTGGCATCATCATTGGTGTCCTTCTTCTTCTCATCGTCATTATCTTTGCAGTCATAATCtacagaagaaaaagaatgttCAT TTGGAATGCAGACAGACGCGACTCAAAAACATGGTTTACATATGATGAAGAGCGATCAAACTTCCAGCACACCG